Part of the bacterium genome, TCCTCACCTTGGTCTTTTCCTTTCCCAAAGTGACAACCTATTTCAGGACGCGACCTTTCTCCTCTCTTTCTTCTTCCTTTCCCCATTTGGGGATCATGGTTGAGCCTGCCCCGCAGGGGGCAGGGATATTAGTTTTTGGAGGTGGGTTTACCAGCCCGGTGCTTGCGCATGGAATCACTATCAGCGTCGAGTTCAATGCGGTGGGCACTATGGACGAGACGGTCGAGTATGGCGTCGGCCACGGTGGCATCACCGATCAGTTCATGCCAGCGGTCTGGCGGGAACTGGCTGGTAATGAGGGTGGCGGCGCGGTTCTGGCGGTCATCCAGGATCTCCAGGAAGTCGCGGTACTGCAGAGGCGAGGCCTTTTCCAACCCCCAGTCATCAATGACCAGCAACTGGGTTTTGGCCAGCCTTTTGAGCAAGGACGAAAATGTGCCGTCGGCTTGGCACGCACTGAGTTCGCGGAAAAGCTTGGGAGCATAGAAGTAGAGTGTCCTGTAGCCGTCCCGGCAGGCCTTCTGGGCCAAAGCGCAGGCAAGATATGACTTGCCCGCGCCAGTGGGGCCAGTGATAAGACAGTTCTGGGCGTGCAGGATCCAGTCACAGCCAGCGAGG contains:
- the istB gene encoding IS21-like element helper ATPase IstB, with product MLYEPTIQKMQVMKLQGMVEALEEQRRSTTMGDMSFEDRLAMLVERQWLWKENRAFSTRLKFAKLRQPACMEDIDYRHKRGLQRSIMENLAGCDWILHAQNCLITGPTGAGKSYLACALAQKACRDGYRTLYFYAPKLFRELSACQADGTFSSLLKRLAKTQLLVIDDWGLEKASPLQYRDFLEILDDRQNRAATLITSQFPPDRWHELIGDATVADAILDRLVHSAHRIELDADSDSMRKHRAGKPTSKN